Proteins encoded by one window of Paenibacillus urinalis:
- the gndA gene encoding NADP-dependent phosphogluconate dehydrogenase: MSKQQIGVAGLAVMGKNLALNMESKGFTVALYNRSSEKTKELLSEAEGKNFVGTYSIEEFVASIETPRKIMMMVKAGEPTDALIEQLVPHLEEGDILIDGGNAYFPDTERRYQELAAKGLRFIGAGVSGGEEGALKGPAIMPGGQKDAYDLVEPILTAISAKVNGDPCSTYIGEGGSGHYVKMVHNGIEYGDMQLIGEAYHLLKDVLHLNTDELHEIFTEWNRGELDSYLIEITADIFSKQDPDTGKPMVDVILDAAGQKGTGKWTSQSSLDLGVPLSIVTESVFARFLSAMKEERVQASKILSGPDTKPYDGDAKEFIEAVRKALYASKIASYAQGFAQLRSASDEYNWNLNFGSIAMIFRGGCIIRARFLENIKEAYDKNPELKNLLLDDYFGWVVNNYQEAWRKVVSIAVQYGIPVPAFASALAYYDSYRTERLPANLLQAQRDYFGAHTFKRVDKEGTFHYQWMESADKVLETK; encoded by the coding sequence GTGAGCAAACAACAAATCGGAGTAGCTGGCCTTGCGGTCATGGGTAAGAATCTAGCCTTAAATATGGAGAGCAAAGGCTTCACTGTAGCTTTATATAATCGTTCGTCTGAGAAGACGAAAGAACTGTTGTCAGAAGCAGAAGGTAAAAATTTTGTAGGCACATACAGTATTGAGGAATTCGTCGCATCCATTGAAACACCGCGTAAGATCATGATGATGGTCAAAGCCGGCGAACCGACGGATGCGCTTATTGAACAGCTTGTACCTCACTTGGAAGAGGGAGATATTCTTATTGATGGTGGAAACGCCTATTTCCCTGATACTGAGCGCAGATATCAAGAGCTCGCAGCCAAAGGACTACGCTTTATCGGAGCTGGTGTTTCCGGCGGCGAAGAAGGAGCACTTAAAGGACCGGCCATTATGCCTGGTGGGCAAAAGGATGCTTATGATCTCGTGGAACCTATTCTTACGGCCATTTCTGCAAAAGTAAATGGAGATCCTTGCTCGACTTATATTGGAGAAGGCGGCTCCGGTCATTATGTGAAGATGGTGCACAATGGTATCGAATATGGGGATATGCAGTTAATCGGTGAGGCATACCACCTCTTGAAGGATGTACTTCATCTGAATACAGATGAGCTGCATGAGATCTTCACAGAGTGGAATCGCGGTGAGCTGGACAGTTACTTGATCGAGATTACAGCGGATATCTTCTCCAAACAAGATCCGGATACAGGTAAGCCGATGGTTGATGTCATTCTGGATGCTGCTGGTCAGAAGGGTACCGGTAAATGGACAAGTCAGAGCTCTCTTGACCTGGGGGTTCCGCTCTCCATCGTAACTGAATCTGTATTTGCACGCTTCCTGTCGGCAATGAAGGAAGAACGCGTACAGGCCAGTAAGATTCTAAGCGGTCCTGATACCAAGCCTTATGATGGTGACGCAAAAGAATTTATCGAAGCCGTTCGTAAAGCTTTGTATGCGAGTAAGATTGCTTCTTACGCCCAAGGATTTGCACAGCTTCGATCCGCATCAGATGAGTACAACTGGAATCTGAATTTCGGAAGCATTGCCATGATCTTTAGAGGAGGCTGCATTATCCGTGCCCGTTTCCTCGAGAATATCAAGGAAGCTTATGACAAGAATCCGGAGCTCAAAAATCTGCTGCTGGATGATTACTTCGGCTGGGTCGTGAACAACTATCAGGAAGCTTGGAGAAAAGTAGTTTCTATTGCCGTTCAGTATGGCATTCCGGTTCCTGCGTTCGCTTCTGCTCTCGCCTACTATGACAGCTATCGTACTGAGCGTCTTCCGGCGAACTTGCTGCAGGCTCAGCGCGATTACTTCGGCGCGCATACGTTCAAACGTGTGGATAAGGAAGGAACCTTCCATTACCAATGGATGGAGTCCGCTGACAAGGTTCTGGAGACGAAATAG